One Kineococcus aurantiacus genomic window carries:
- a CDS encoding FAD-binding protein: MSIAVLVDHADGTVRRTALEVLTLARRLGASTGLEVHAVWVGADPQAEVVAAHGAGALHHVRVEGADEHLTASVVDGLQTVLTAVGDVSLLLVASTFEGREVAARLAVRTGAGVVTGASGLERADGRWTARKTVLAGTWDTACTAASTLTVVAVTPHAVQAAPLAVPAETRLVEHVVQASAAARAVSVVSREPRPTSGRPALAEAEVVVVGGRGVEGDFTAVEELADVLGGAVGATRVATDEGWIGHEAQVGQTGVTISPRLYVGAGVSGAVHHKGGMAASGVVVAINNDPDAPIFEFADYGVVGDLGEVLPALTAELRARRG, translated from the coding sequence GTGAGCATCGCCGTTCTCGTCGACCACGCCGACGGCACCGTCCGGCGCACGGCGCTGGAGGTCCTGACCCTGGCCCGCCGGCTGGGCGCCTCGACCGGGCTGGAGGTGCACGCCGTGTGGGTCGGGGCCGACCCGCAGGCCGAGGTGGTCGCCGCCCACGGGGCCGGTGCGCTGCACCACGTCCGCGTCGAGGGGGCCGACGAGCACCTCACGGCCTCCGTCGTCGACGGCCTGCAGACCGTGCTGACCGCGGTCGGGGACGTCTCCCTGCTGCTGGTCGCCTCCACGTTCGAAGGCCGGGAGGTCGCGGCCCGGCTGGCCGTGCGCACCGGCGCCGGGGTCGTCACGGGCGCCTCGGGCCTGGAGCGGGCCGACGGGCGCTGGACGGCCCGCAAGACCGTCCTGGCCGGGACGTGGGACACCGCGTGCACCGCGGCCTCGACGCTGACGGTGGTGGCCGTCACCCCGCACGCCGTGCAGGCCGCCCCGCTCGCGGTCCCGGCCGAGACGCGGCTCGTCGAGCACGTCGTGCAGGCCTCCGCGGCCGCCCGCGCCGTCAGCGTCGTCTCGCGCGAGCCGCGGCCCACGTCCGGGCGCCCGGCGCTGGCCGAGGCGGAGGTCGTCGTCGTCGGCGGCCGGGGCGTGGAGGGCGACTTCACGGCCGTGGAGGAGCTCGCCGACGTCCTGGGCGGGGCCGTGGGCGCGACCCGCGTCGCGACCGACGAGGGCTGGATCGGGCACGAGGCGCAGGTCGGGCAGACCGGCGTGACGATCTCGCCGCGGCTGTACGTGGGCGCCGGCGTCTCCGGCGCGGTGCACCACAAGGGCGGGATGGCGGCCTCCGGGGTCGTCGTCGCGATCAACAACGACCCCGACGCGCCGATCTTCGAGTTCGCCGACTACGGCGTCGTGGGGGACCTCGGCGAGGTCCTGCCCGCGTTGACGGCCGAGCTGCGCGCCCGCCGCGGCTGA
- a CDS encoding alpha/beta hydrolase-fold protein translates to MDLSSTTTQAVAVGAAVAATAAVVVSWRALARRGPWAVLARTAALAGVNATVLAAVFLVVNSRFGLYSSWSDLLGVAPATTTTTTSTTTTSTGVLPGHDGRVVSVEVPGPASGTTGRVLLVLPPGYGRVPAPAGGYPVIEAFHGWPGTPQQWLDAMGLLPSLDAVVADHQLAEPIVVVPDLEIPAGRDTECVDGRPGEPQLETWLAQDVPAFVQSHYPTRRGADGWATAGLSMGGWCADEVALLHPQRFGAAITFGGYDRLDLGSWRPFTANSPQARRYDLLALAATDPPAVKLWALASRSDALAWPSTSAMAAAAHGPLQVTLVTQQQGGHRTSVWAGFVPQALRWLGANEAGFAPAP, encoded by the coding sequence GTGGACCTGTCCAGCACGACCACGCAGGCGGTGGCGGTCGGTGCCGCCGTCGCGGCCACGGCCGCCGTCGTCGTCTCCTGGCGCGCCCTGGCGCGGCGGGGACCGTGGGCCGTGCTGGCCCGGACGGCGGCGCTGGCCGGCGTCAACGCCACCGTCCTGGCCGCGGTGTTCCTCGTCGTCAACAGCCGGTTCGGGCTGTACTCCTCCTGGTCGGACCTGCTGGGCGTGGCCCCCGCGACGACCACCACGACCACCTCCACGACCACCACCTCCACGGGGGTCCTCCCCGGTCACGACGGCCGCGTCGTGAGCGTCGAGGTCCCCGGCCCCGCGTCGGGGACCACCGGCCGGGTGCTCCTCGTGCTGCCGCCGGGCTACGGCCGGGTCCCGGCACCCGCGGGCGGCTACCCCGTGATCGAGGCCTTCCACGGCTGGCCCGGCACCCCGCAGCAGTGGCTGGACGCGATGGGGCTGCTGCCGTCCCTGGACGCGGTCGTGGCCGACCACCAGCTCGCCGAGCCGATCGTCGTCGTCCCGGACCTGGAGATCCCCGCCGGCCGCGACACCGAGTGCGTCGACGGCCGGCCCGGTGAACCGCAGCTGGAGACGTGGCTGGCCCAGGACGTCCCGGCGTTCGTGCAGAGCCACTACCCGACCCGCCGGGGCGCCGACGGGTGGGCCACCGCCGGCCTGTCGATGGGCGGCTGGTGCGCGGACGAGGTGGCGCTGCTGCACCCGCAGCGGTTCGGCGCCGCGATCACCTTCGGCGGCTACGACCGGCTGGACCTCGGCTCCTGGCGCCCCTTCACGGCGAACAGCCCGCAGGCGAGGCGCTACGACCTGCTCGCCCTCGCCGCGACCGACCCGCCGGCGGTGAAGCTGTGGGCGCTGGCCTCCCGCAGCGACGCCCTCGCCTGGCCCTCGACGTCGGCGATGGCCGCCGCCGCCCACGGCCCGCTGCAGGTCACGCTCGTGACCCAGCAGCAGGGCGGGCACCGCACGAGCGTCTGGGCCGGGTTCGTGCCGCAGGCCCTGCGGTGGCTCGGGGCGAACGAGGCGGGGTTCGCCCCGGCCCCCTGA
- a CDS encoding GDSL-type esterase/lipase family protein has translation MGSRARLGAVVVLLLGGLGGPVTPVAPVARVTRVVAFGDSVPDGARCACTPFPALVAARLGVGVEQLAEDGATSADTARTVGAHLPALTRGDVVLLETGANDLAPLVDGAGDDAGDDAGVRAAAGAAVARVAATVEALRATGARVVVLDYWAVGLDGDVAALRYTPRQRRLQGELTDAYDDRLACALAGRAVVVGLRPTFHAGAGATPLLAADGDHPDAAGHRAIAAAVLTALGWEDATGSPGIG, from the coding sequence GTGGGGTCCAGGGCGCGCTTGGGCGCGGTGGTCGTGCTGCTGCTGGGCGGCCTCGGCGGGCCGGTGACCCCGGTGGCCCCCGTGGCCCGGGTGACCCGGGTGGTCGCCTTCGGCGACTCGGTCCCCGACGGCGCGCGCTGCGCGTGCACGCCCTTCCCCGCCCTCGTCGCGGCCCGCCTCGGCGTCGGCGTCGAGCAGCTCGCCGAGGACGGTGCCACGTCCGCGGACACGGCCCGGACCGTCGGGGCGCACCTGCCCGCGCTCACCCGCGGTGACGTGGTGCTGCTGGAGACGGGGGCCAACGACCTCGCCCCCCTCGTGGACGGCGCGGGGGACGACGCGGGGGACGACGCGGGGGTGCGGGCCGCGGCCGGGGCCGCCGTCGCGCGGGTGGCGGCGACCGTCGAGGCCCTGCGCGCGACCGGCGCCCGGGTCGTCGTCCTGGACTACTGGGCCGTCGGCCTCGACGGGGACGTCGCCGCCCTGCGGTACACGCCCCGGCAGCGGCGGCTCCAGGGCGAGCTGACCGACGCCTACGACGACCGGCTCGCGTGCGCCCTGGCGGGGCGGGCCGTGGTCGTGGGGCTGCGGCCCACCTTCCACGCCGGTGCCGGCGCCACCCCGCTGCTGGCCGCCGACGGCGACCACCCCGACGCCGCGGGCCACCGGGCGATCGCCGCCGCCGTCCTGACCGCCCTGGGCTGGGAGGACGCCACCGGTTCGCCGGGCATCGGCTGA
- a CDS encoding DUF998 domain-containing protein gives MRSTRSRSAPRSAVPLSVAVAVAVVAALANANFLLAPLVGARVDLSVGVISELSVPSEPGSVWFRLGDGTAGALGLLLAVPLWRSASRHARFRAVCLAAFGLGTLVSALVPLTCAPSLGPCPASSAGAELVHDGVSVVATTGAVLGGLELVLRTRGPLRVLALATALVSTGCGLYEVVTFARGGNGGGGDSQRWQVLAVSAWLVLEAVSRRGDRPGRTARGRA, from the coding sequence GTGAGGAGCACCCGGTCCCGGTCCGCCCCCCGCAGCGCCGTCCCCCTCAGCGTCGCCGTGGCCGTCGCCGTCGTCGCGGCGCTCGCGAACGCCAACTTCCTGCTCGCCCCGCTCGTCGGGGCCCGCGTCGACCTGTCGGTCGGGGTGATCAGCGAGCTGTCGGTCCCCTCCGAGCCGGGGTCGGTGTGGTTCCGGCTGGGGGACGGCACGGCGGGCGCCCTGGGCCTGCTGCTCGCGGTCCCGCTGTGGCGCAGCGCGTCCCGGCACGCCCGGTTCCGCGCGGTGTGCCTGGCGGCGTTCGGCCTGGGCACGCTCGTCTCGGCGCTGGTGCCCCTGACGTGCGCGCCGTCGCTGGGCCCGTGCCCGGCCTCCTCGGCCGGGGCCGAGCTCGTCCACGACGGCGTCTCGGTCGTGGCGACGACCGGTGCCGTCCTCGGGGGCCTGGAACTGGTGCTGCGCACCCGGGGGCCGCTGCGGGTGCTGGCGCTGGCCACCGCGCTCGTCTCCACCGGCTGCGGGCTCTACGAGGTCGTGACGTTCGCCCGCGGCGGCAACGGCGGCGGGGGCGACTCCCAGCGCTGGCAGGTGCTGGCCGTCTCGGCGTGGCTGGTGCTGGAGGCCGTCAGCCGGCGCGGCGACCGCCCGGGCCGGACGGCGCGCGGCCGCGCCTGA
- a CDS encoding electron transfer flavoprotein subunit beta/FixA family protein → MRVVVCVKHVPDLQSARSLGDDGRLVRGGDDDTLNELDEDALEAGLRTAEAAGFPAEGHDVTVLTVGPAPAVEALRRGLAMGASTAVHVTDEAVAGSDAIATARVLAAAVAKLHAEQPVDLVVAGMAALDGLTSLVPAALAELLGWPQLTLVDRIEVADGVVTVRRETSTDVEVLTAPAPAVLSVTDQAFRARFPNFKGIMAARKKPVTTWSLADLGVDPATVGAGGSATSVVGAAERPERPDRVLVTGDAETVPALVDYLSRKGFA, encoded by the coding sequence GTGCGCGTCGTCGTCTGCGTCAAGCACGTCCCCGACCTGCAGTCGGCCCGGTCCCTGGGGGACGACGGCCGGCTCGTCCGCGGCGGGGACGACGACACCCTCAACGAGCTGGACGAGGACGCCCTGGAGGCCGGGCTGCGCACGGCCGAGGCCGCCGGGTTCCCCGCCGAGGGGCACGACGTCACCGTCCTGACCGTCGGCCCGGCCCCGGCCGTCGAGGCGCTGCGCCGCGGGCTGGCGATGGGGGCCTCCACGGCCGTCCACGTCACCGACGAGGCCGTCGCCGGCTCGGACGCGATCGCCACGGCCCGCGTGCTCGCGGCCGCGGTGGCGAAGCTGCACGCCGAGCAGCCCGTGGACCTCGTGGTCGCGGGCATGGCGGCCCTGGACGGGCTGACCTCGCTGGTCCCGGCGGCCCTGGCCGAGCTGCTGGGGTGGCCCCAGCTGACGCTGGTCGACCGCATCGAGGTCGCCGACGGGGTCGTCACGGTCCGGCGGGAGACCTCCACCGACGTCGAGGTCCTCACCGCGCCCGCCCCGGCGGTGCTGTCGGTGACCGACCAGGCGTTCCGCGCCCGGTTCCCCAACTTCAAGGGGATCATGGCCGCGCGCAAGAAGCCGGTGACCACCTGGTCGCTGGCCGACCTCGGCGTGGACCCGGCGACCGTGGGGGCCGGGGGGTCCGCGACGTCCGTCGTCGGGGCCGCCGAACGTCCCGAGCGCCCCGACCGGGTGCTCGTCACCGGTGACGCCGAGACCGTCCCCGCACTGGTGGACTACTTGTCCCGGAAGGGTTTCGCGTGA
- a CDS encoding MFS transporter — protein MSSTQSTDVLARPGSRLARRRAALGSFVGTTIEWYDYYLYGTAAALVLGPLFFPDVGGAVGVVAAFATYAVGFVARPVGGAVAGHLGDRVGRKVVLVASLLTMGVSTAAIGLLPTHDAIGVWAPVLLVLCRLLQGFSAGGEWGGAVLLSVEHAPTGRRGLFGAIPQMGSAAGMVLASGGFWLTRTLTSDEAFLAWGWRVPFLASAVLVVVGLLIRLKVTDSPAFTALREADATAHRPVAEVLRRNRRGVLLTTGMRLGQNGAYVLYTVFALSYLTNHVRSDGADVGLLAVLVASVLSLAATPLWGLLSDRVGRRPVYLFGAILTAVFTVPAFLLLDTGSTVLIVGAVVIAINLGHDSQYGAQGAFFAEQFDNRTRYSGASLGYSIGAVLGGGLTPLIAASLLAAGGGSPWLVAGYLSFLAVLTTISAACARETAHEPLDGYAA, from the coding sequence GTGAGCAGCACGCAGTCCACCGACGTCCTCGCGCGCCCCGGCAGCCGCCTGGCCCGCCGCCGGGCCGCCCTCGGCAGCTTCGTCGGCACCACGATCGAGTGGTACGACTACTACCTCTACGGCACCGCGGCCGCCCTCGTCCTGGGTCCGCTGTTCTTCCCCGACGTCGGCGGTGCCGTCGGGGTCGTCGCCGCCTTCGCCACCTACGCCGTCGGGTTCGTCGCCCGTCCCGTCGGCGGGGCCGTGGCCGGTCACCTCGGGGACCGGGTGGGCCGCAAGGTCGTGCTGGTCGCCTCGCTGCTGACCATGGGGGTCTCCACGGCCGCGATCGGCCTCCTGCCCACCCACGACGCCATCGGCGTGTGGGCGCCCGTGCTGCTCGTGCTGTGCCGGCTGCTGCAGGGCTTCTCCGCCGGCGGGGAGTGGGGCGGGGCGGTCCTGCTGTCGGTCGAGCACGCCCCCACGGGCCGCCGCGGCCTGTTCGGGGCGATCCCGCAGATGGGCTCGGCGGCCGGCATGGTCCTGGCCTCGGGGGGTTTCTGGCTGACCCGGACGCTGACCAGCGACGAGGCCTTCCTGGCCTGGGGCTGGCGCGTGCCGTTCCTGGCCAGCGCCGTCCTCGTCGTCGTCGGGCTGCTCATCCGCCTGAAGGTCACCGACTCCCCGGCGTTCACGGCGCTGCGCGAGGCCGACGCCACGGCCCACCGGCCCGTCGCGGAGGTGCTGCGGCGCAACCGGCGCGGGGTGCTCCTGACGACCGGCATGCGGCTGGGGCAGAACGGCGCGTACGTCCTCTACACCGTCTTCGCCCTCAGCTACCTGACGAACCACGTCCGCTCCGACGGCGCCGACGTCGGGTTGCTCGCCGTCCTCGTGGCCTCGGTGCTGAGCCTGGCGGCCACCCCGCTGTGGGGGCTGCTGTCCGACCGGGTCGGCCGCCGGCCCGTCTACCTGTTCGGCGCGATCCTCACCGCGGTGTTCACCGTCCCCGCGTTCCTGCTGCTGGACACCGGCTCGACCGTGCTCATCGTCGGTGCGGTCGTCATCGCGATCAACCTCGGCCACGACAGCCAGTACGGCGCGCAGGGCGCCTTCTTCGCCGAGCAGTTCGACAACCGCACCCGCTACAGCGGGGCGTCGCTGGGGTACTCGATCGGCGCGGTCCTCGGCGGGGGGCTGACCCCGCTCATCGCGGCCTCGCTGCTGGCGGCCGGCGGCGGCTCGCCCTGGCTGGTCGCGGGGTACCTGTCGTTCCTGGCGGTCCTGACGACGATCTCGGCGGCCTGCGCGCGCGAGACCGCGCACGAACCCCTCGACGGGTACGCGGCGTGA
- a CDS encoding phosphatidylglycerol lysyltransferase domain-containing protein: MLPPLLARRARRARTRRLGAVLVVLLALVGIASALTPPFRERFGPLLEVLPLGVPLLTGTALVPVSVALLLLARGLRQGQRLAWGLTIGLLAASAVLHLLKGIDVEEAALDVVLLVWLASNARSFPVLPSAARTRRAARVLVAGTVLTLAACAALVLAVGEERHPGEATEAVVERLVGDERRPLPVLRGDEQHLVLPLLNPALLALGLTLLVVLGWTLFGPHRPAALTPGQRLAERERARAVVLAHGGGTLDYFALRDDKDFFFVTFPEGEGVVAHSVRNGVCLVSPDPVGPAGRGGALLTEFLDHVERNGWSVAVVGAGAAWLPLYEAVGLRPVYLGDEAVLDCSRFSLKGSSMKSLRGSVNRVTKAGITVEFLDGPTMPAEVKAELLAISGQSRQGEAERGYSMTLSRLFDPADTGVLVSVARFADGRPAGFVQWTPAPGIEGYSLDVMRRSTAEDVPNGLTDALVVATAQHLAENGMRGLGLNFAVLREVVSGEREGAVADLGRRALHALSRSAQIESLWKFNAKYDPQWQPRYVVLDSVEFAAAQGLTIAGAEGVAELPVVGRFLGRHPAVAS; encoded by the coding sequence GTGCTGCCCCCGCTCCTCGCCCGGCGCGCCCGCCGGGCCCGCACGCGCCGCCTCGGCGCCGTCCTCGTCGTCCTGCTGGCGCTCGTGGGGATCGCCTCGGCGCTCACCCCGCCGTTCCGGGAGCGCTTCGGGCCGCTGCTGGAGGTGCTGCCGCTGGGGGTGCCGCTGCTGACGGGGACCGCGCTCGTGCCCGTCTCGGTCGCGCTGCTGCTGCTGGCCCGCGGGCTGCGCCAGGGGCAACGGCTGGCGTGGGGGCTGACGATCGGCCTGCTCGCCGCGTCCGCCGTGCTGCACCTGCTCAAGGGCATCGACGTCGAGGAGGCCGCGCTCGACGTCGTCCTCCTGGTGTGGCTGGCCTCCAACGCCCGCTCCTTCCCCGTGCTGCCCAGCGCGGCCCGCACCCGGCGGGCCGCGCGCGTCCTGGTCGCCGGGACCGTCCTCACCCTCGCCGCCTGCGCGGCGCTGGTCCTGGCCGTCGGGGAGGAGCGCCACCCCGGGGAGGCCACCGAGGCCGTCGTCGAGCGGCTCGTCGGCGACGAGCGGCGGCCCCTGCCGGTGCTGCGCGGGGACGAGCAGCACCTTGTCCTGCCGCTGCTGAACCCCGCCCTGCTCGCCCTCGGCCTCACGCTGCTCGTGGTCCTGGGGTGGACCCTGTTCGGCCCGCACCGGCCCGCGGCCCTCACCCCCGGGCAGCGGCTGGCCGAGCGCGAGCGCGCCCGCGCCGTCGTCCTGGCCCACGGCGGCGGCACCCTCGACTACTTCGCGCTGCGCGACGACAAGGACTTCTTCTTCGTGACCTTCCCCGAGGGCGAGGGCGTCGTGGCGCACAGCGTGCGCAACGGCGTGTGCCTGGTCTCCCCCGACCCCGTCGGCCCCGCCGGGCGCGGCGGGGCGCTGCTGACCGAGTTCCTCGACCACGTCGAGCGCAACGGCTGGTCCGTCGCCGTCGTGGGCGCCGGTGCGGCGTGGCTGCCCCTGTACGAGGCGGTGGGCCTGCGGCCGGTGTACCTGGGCGACGAGGCGGTCCTGGACTGCTCGAGGTTCTCCCTCAAGGGCTCGTCGATGAAGAGCCTGCGCGGGTCGGTGAACCGCGTCACCAAGGCCGGGATCACCGTCGAGTTCCTCGACGGCCCCACGATGCCCGCCGAGGTGAAGGCCGAACTGCTCGCCATCTCCGGGCAGTCCCGGCAGGGCGAGGCCGAGCGCGGGTACTCCATGACGCTGTCGCGCCTGTTCGACCCCGCCGACACCGGCGTCCTGGTCAGCGTGGCCCGGTTCGCCGACGGCCGCCCCGCCGGGTTCGTCCAGTGGACCCCCGCGCCGGGGATCGAGGGGTACTCCCTCGACGTCATGCGCCGCTCCACCGCCGAGGACGTGCCCAACGGCCTGACCGACGCCCTCGTCGTGGCGACCGCGCAGCACCTGGCGGAGAACGGGATGCGCGGGCTGGGCCTGAACTTCGCCGTGCTGCGCGAGGTCGTCTCCGGCGAGCGCGAGGGCGCCGTCGCCGACCTGGGCCGCCGCGCGCTGCACGCCCTGTCGCGCAGCGCCCAGATCGAGTCGCTGTGGAAGTTCAACGCCAAGTACGACCCGCAGTGGCAGCCGCGGTACGTGGTGCTGGACTCGGTGGAGTTCGCCGCCGCGCAGGGGCTGACCATCGCCGGGGCCGAGGGCGTCGCGGAACTGCCCGTCGTGGGCCGGTTCCTCGGGCGGCACCCCGCCGTCGCGTCGTGA
- the rarD gene encoding EamA family transporter RarD, which produces MTPVDHPSPPPARTVHTRTGVLAGLTAYGLWGLFPFYFHALRSAGALELLAWRIVFSLALSVVLVTALRRWARVAAVLRSPAQRGLLVAAAVAVAVNWGVYGLAVVRGHVLEAALGYFVNPLLTVLLGVLVLRERLRPGQWVAVGTGLVAVAVITADLGRLPWMALTVAVSFAAYGLLKNQLGRRGGGVDPLTGLTVETAVLLVPAVAALLVLGLGSGHGVTFAAEGPWHTTLLVLAGPTTLVPLVLFATAAARVPLSVIGMLQYVTPVLQFVAALLLGETMPASRWIGFALVWLALAVLTADALRQQGLGVRRESPRGHPGTVRGP; this is translated from the coding sequence ATGACCCCCGTGGACCACCCCTCTCCCCCGCCTGCACGAACCGTCCACACCCGCACGGGGGTCCTGGCCGGCCTGACCGCCTACGGCCTGTGGGGCCTGTTCCCCTTCTACTTCCACGCCCTGCGCTCGGCCGGCGCCCTGGAGCTGCTGGCCTGGCGCATCGTCTTCTCCCTGGCCCTGTCCGTCGTCCTCGTCACGGCGCTGCGCCGCTGGGCCCGCGTCGCGGCGGTCCTGCGCTCCCCCGCCCAGCGCGGGCTGCTGGTCGCCGCGGCCGTCGCGGTCGCCGTCAACTGGGGCGTCTACGGGCTCGCGGTCGTGCGCGGCCACGTCCTGGAGGCCGCGCTGGGGTACTTCGTGAACCCGCTGCTGACGGTGCTGCTCGGCGTCCTCGTCCTGCGCGAGCGGCTGCGGCCGGGGCAGTGGGTGGCCGTCGGCACCGGGCTGGTCGCCGTCGCCGTCATCACCGCCGACCTCGGGCGGCTGCCGTGGATGGCGCTGACGGTCGCGGTCTCCTTCGCCGCCTACGGGCTGCTGAAGAACCAGCTCGGCCGCCGCGGCGGGGGCGTGGACCCCCTGACGGGCCTGACCGTGGAGACCGCCGTGCTCCTCGTCCCGGCCGTCGCGGCGCTGCTGGTGCTGGGGCTGGGGTCCGGGCACGGCGTGACGTTCGCCGCCGAGGGGCCCTGGCACACGACCCTGCTGGTGCTGGCCGGACCCACCACGCTCGTGCCGCTGGTGCTGTTCGCCACCGCCGCCGCCCGGGTGCCCCTCAGCGTCATCGGGATGCTGCAGTACGTCACCCCCGTCCTGCAGTTCGTCGCCGCGCTGCTGCTCGGGGAGACCATGCCAGCCTCGCGCTGGATCGGGTTCGCGCTGGTGTGGCTGGCCCTGGCCGTCCTCACCGCCGACGCGCTGCGCCAGCAGGGGCTGGGAGTCCGCCGGGAGTCCCCTAGAGGTCACCCTGGGACGGTGCGGGGCCCGTGA
- a CDS encoding FAD-dependent oxidoreductase, translated as MTDSNRPLRVAVVGAGPAGIYASDILSKADLSATGFDGVGIDLFERLPAPFGLVRYGVAPDHPRIKQIIVALQKVLGRGDIRLLTNVDYGTDVTLEDLRRFYDAVVFSTGAIKDAPLTIPGVEAPESFGAADFVSWYDGHPDYPREWPLDAASVAVLGAGNVALDVARVLAKHADDLLPTEIPANVYEGLKASKVTDVHVFARRGPAQAKFSPLELRELGHVPGVDVIVDPEDFEFDEGSEQAIAGSNQTKQVVKTLTDWTLKEGESTAPRRIHLHFLHAPAEIVTDADGHVTGLRTERTRLVGDGTVEGTGDLHDWDVQAVYRAVGYFGSPLEGLPFDELAGVISNHEGRVVSPEGETVDGVYVTGWIKRGPVGLIGHTKSDASETVKHLVADAAQLSRAEEPDPQAVLDFLQGKGVDVLTWTDWESLDAFERALGEPHGRERVKVVSREDMIKASRGTA; from the coding sequence GTGACCGATTCGAACCGTCCGCTGCGCGTCGCCGTCGTGGGAGCCGGACCGGCCGGGATCTACGCCTCGGACATCCTCTCCAAGGCCGACCTGTCGGCCACGGGCTTCGACGGGGTCGGCATCGACCTGTTCGAGCGGCTGCCCGCGCCGTTCGGGCTCGTGCGCTACGGCGTGGCCCCCGACCACCCGCGCATCAAGCAGATCATCGTGGCGCTGCAGAAGGTGCTGGGCCGCGGCGACATCCGGCTGCTGACGAACGTCGACTACGGCACCGACGTCACGCTGGAGGACCTGCGGCGCTTCTACGACGCCGTCGTCTTCTCCACCGGTGCGATCAAGGACGCCCCGCTGACGATCCCGGGGGTCGAGGCTCCCGAGAGCTTCGGCGCGGCCGACTTCGTGTCCTGGTACGACGGGCACCCGGACTACCCGCGCGAGTGGCCGCTGGACGCGGCGTCCGTGGCGGTCCTGGGCGCCGGCAACGTCGCCCTCGACGTGGCGCGCGTGCTGGCCAAGCACGCCGACGACCTGCTGCCCACCGAGATCCCGGCCAACGTCTACGAGGGCCTGAAGGCCTCGAAGGTCACCGACGTGCACGTCTTCGCCCGCCGCGGCCCCGCGCAGGCGAAGTTCTCCCCGCTGGAGCTGCGCGAGCTGGGCCACGTCCCGGGCGTCGACGTCATCGTCGACCCGGAGGACTTCGAGTTCGACGAGGGCTCCGAGCAGGCCATCGCCGGGTCCAACCAGACCAAGCAGGTCGTCAAGACGCTGACGGACTGGACGCTGAAGGAGGGGGAGTCGACGGCCCCGCGCCGCATCCACCTGCACTTCCTGCACGCCCCCGCCGAGATCGTCACCGACGCCGACGGGCACGTCACGGGCCTGCGCACCGAGCGCACCCGCCTGGTGGGCGACGGCACCGTCGAGGGCACGGGCGACCTGCACGACTGGGACGTCCAGGCCGTGTACCGGGCCGTCGGCTACTTCGGCTCCCCCCTGGAGGGGCTGCCGTTCGACGAGCTGGCGGGCGTGATCTCCAACCACGAGGGCCGCGTCGTCTCCCCCGAGGGCGAGACCGTCGACGGCGTCTACGTCACGGGCTGGATCAAGCGCGGCCCCGTCGGGCTCATCGGGCACACCAAGTCCGACGCCTCCGAGACCGTCAAGCACCTCGTGGCCGACGCCGCGCAGCTGTCCCGCGCCGAGGAGCCGGACCCGCAGGCGGTCCTGGACTTCCTGCAGGGCAAGGGCGTCGACGTCCTGACGTGGACGGACTGGGAGAGCCTGGACGCCTTCGAGCGGGCCCTGGGCGAGCCCCACGGCCGCGAGCGCGTCAAGGTCGTGTCCCGCGAGGACATGATCAAGGCCTCCCGCGGGACCGCCTGA